A stretch of the Sulfolobus acidocaldarius SUSAZ genome encodes the following:
- a CDS encoding acetyl-CoA acetyltransferase (catalyzes the synthesis of acetoacetyl coenzyme A from two molecules of acetyl coenzyme A; it can also act as a thiolase, catalyzing the reverse reaction and generating two-carbon units from the four-carbon product of fatty acid oxidation): MRKVAVIGVGHSKFGKRDDVSIQELAWESIKEAFEDAGVTQKDVNTVILGSTAYRGVELYPGPIVAEYTGLTGKVPMRVEAMCATGLAAALTAYSLVASGLAEIAMAVGVDKMTEVDTSTSLAVGGRGGNYQWEYHFYGTTFPTYYALYATRHMAVFSTTEEQMALVSVKAHKYGASNPKAHFQKPVTVEEVLKSRVISWPIKLLDACPISDGSATAIFASEEKVRELKIDSPVWISGVGFANDYAYVARRGEWLGFKATTLAAQDAYKMADITPNSIEVATVHDAFTIAEIMGYEDLGFVEKGKGGKFIEEGQSEKGGKVGVNLFGGLKSKGHPLGATGLSMIYEITKQLREEAGNLQQPLKRYTGLVHNVGGTGHYAYVMVLRR; the protein is encoded by the coding sequence ATGAGAAAGGTCGCAGTTATAGGTGTAGGACACTCTAAGTTTGGAAAGAGAGATGACGTAAGTATCCAGGAATTAGCTTGGGAGTCGATTAAGGAAGCCTTTGAAGATGCTGGAGTAACCCAGAAAGATGTTAATACGGTGATATTAGGTAGCACTGCATATAGAGGTGTTGAACTTTATCCAGGACCTATTGTAGCTGAATACACAGGTTTAACAGGAAAAGTACCCATGAGAGTAGAGGCTATGTGTGCGACCGGTCTCGCGGCTGCTCTAACAGCCTATTCCCTAGTAGCATCTGGTCTAGCTGAAATAGCTATGGCTGTGGGCGTAGATAAAATGACTGAGGTCGATACTTCAACCTCTTTAGCAGTAGGAGGAAGGGGAGGAAACTACCAGTGGGAATATCACTTTTACGGTACTACATTTCCTACCTACTATGCTCTTTACGCTACTAGACACATGGCAGTCTTCAGTACCACAGAAGAACAAATGGCTCTAGTATCGGTTAAGGCACACAAATATGGAGCAAGTAATCCTAAGGCTCACTTCCAAAAACCTGTCACAGTTGAGGAAGTGTTAAAGTCTAGGGTTATTTCATGGCCCATAAAGCTTCTTGATGCATGTCCAATTAGTGATGGTTCAGCAACAGCAATATTTGCCTCGGAAGAGAAGGTGAGAGAGCTAAAGATAGATTCACCAGTGTGGATTAGTGGAGTAGGATTTGCTAATGACTACGCATATGTTGCGAGAAGAGGAGAGTGGTTGGGATTTAAGGCTACGACATTAGCTGCTCAGGATGCTTATAAAATGGCTGATATTACACCTAATAGTATAGAAGTTGCTACAGTTCATGATGCGTTTACCATAGCAGAAATAATGGGGTACGAAGACCTAGGATTTGTAGAGAAAGGTAAAGGAGGAAAGTTTATAGAGGAAGGACAAAGCGAAAAAGGAGGAAAAGTTGGTGTGAATTTATTTGGAGGCTTAAAGTCCAAAGGTCATCCTTTGGGTGCTACTGGCTTGTCAATGATTTATGAGATAACCAAACAGCTTAGAGAAGAAGCAGGGAATTTACAACAACCACTTAAAAGGTACACTGGACTGGTTCATAATGTGGGAGGGACAGGTCACTATGCATATGTTATGGTTCTCAGAAGATGA
- a CDS encoding phenylacetic acid degradation protein, producing the protein MNLRESNFAKYLHLKLEEIREGYVKVSAEVREENLNIHGNVHGSFIFALADTAFEYISNFSRDSVALHMDIDFRRQATLGEKIIAEGFEESKGKTTSLYRIVVKNEDGKIIAHVTALAYHLDSVKKEQSNKGENKV; encoded by the coding sequence GTGAACCTCAGAGAAAGCAATTTTGCAAAATATCTCCATTTAAAATTAGAGGAAATAAGGGAAGGTTACGTCAAAGTATCTGCTGAAGTTAGGGAAGAAAACCTCAACATACATGGGAACGTTCATGGTTCTTTTATATTTGCTTTAGCTGATACTGCCTTTGAATACATAAGTAACTTCTCAAGGGATTCCGTAGCCCTTCATATGGACATAGATTTTAGAAGACAAGCAACTTTAGGTGAGAAAATAATTGCGGAAGGTTTTGAAGAGAGTAAGGGTAAAACTACTTCGCTATATAGAATAGTGGTTAAGAACGAGGATGGGAAAATAATTGCCCATGTCACGGCTCTAGCTTATCACTTGGATTCTGTAAAAAAAGAACAGAGTAATAAGGGAGAAAACAAGGTTTAG
- a CDS encoding DNA-binding protein, with the protein MKVDGLPITYSYKITYPDQFLEKLKEGKVVATRCVSCNSVYFPPQKDCSNCGSDKMEWVELQSEGELMTYSIVSQKPQGFEKYPDYVIGIVRLGEVSVMAWVKGRPRVGSKVRISTDGQRIIAEVVE; encoded by the coding sequence TTGAAAGTAGACGGGCTACCGATAACATACAGCTATAAAATAACCTATCCAGACCAATTCCTAGAGAAATTAAAGGAGGGTAAGGTAGTAGCTACAAGGTGCGTCAGCTGTAACTCTGTATATTTCCCCCCTCAAAAGGACTGTTCAAATTGCGGTTCAGATAAAATGGAATGGGTTGAATTACAGAGCGAAGGGGAGCTAATGACCTATAGCATTGTGTCTCAGAAACCTCAAGGATTCGAGAAGTATCCAGATTACGTGATTGGAATAGTTAGACTCGGAGAAGTAAGTGTGATGGCTTGGGTTAAGGGAAGACCAAGAGTAGGGAGTAAAGTAAGGATATCTACAGACGGTCAGAGGATAATCGCTGAGGTGGTAGAATGA
- a CDS encoding TenA family transcriptional regulator has translation MLKELRQELSNLNEKILNHPFILRAESGDLPLSKLELFYDQQWYIVNYDLRSLAIMVSRANQQDELDFFLSILQGDYEGLKILREVAKKTYSPLPSAISYTHYLSWLANYGNPGEQAVALTVNLPVWADNCRRLANAFKGKADVRFLDLFVKVKIDDDQVETIVSRYLGRYKEISTIIQFYELQFWNSLL, from the coding sequence ATGTTAAAAGAGTTAAGACAGGAGTTAAGTAATTTAAACGAGAAAATATTAAATCATCCCTTTATACTGAGGGCAGAAAGTGGAGATTTACCATTAAGCAAACTCGAGTTGTTTTATGACCAGCAATGGTATATTGTAAATTATGATTTACGATCACTGGCGATCATGGTAAGTAGGGCTAACCAGCAAGATGAGCTAGACTTCTTTCTTTCAATTCTTCAAGGTGATTATGAAGGCCTAAAAATACTCAGAGAAGTCGCAAAGAAAACTTACTCACCACTTCCTAGTGCTATATCCTACACGCATTATCTATCGTGGTTGGCAAATTATGGTAATCCCGGAGAGCAAGCTGTAGCATTAACAGTTAACTTGCCGGTCTGGGCAGACAATTGCAGAAGGCTTGCTAATGCTTTTAAAGGTAAAGCTGATGTAAGGTTTCTTGATCTCTTCGTAAAAGTCAAAATTGATGATGATCAAGTCGAGACTATAGTCTCAAGATATTTAGGAAGATATAAAGAAATATCTACAATAATACAATTTTATGAGTTACAATTTTGGAATAGCTTACTATAA
- a CDS encoding enoyl-CoA hydratase (Catalyzes the reversible hydration of unsaturated fatty acyl-CoA to beta-hydroxyacyl-CoA), producing MIVENKDGYAIVKFDRPEKLNALNLKTRNDMISILRKLNADPTVKSVILTGEGRGFCVGADLSEMVEDIYSDLKYTFQPIINEIRNPNKLYISAINGVVAGACLGIVLSTDFRISKKDVKFVTAFQRIGLTSDTGVAYFLAKLLGVKSYDLLILGGEFTAEDAEKWGLVKISEDPLSEAVKLAQRISAGPFLTYVAGKKMVNKILFEDMDDFLEYEALLQSELGKTEDFKEGVQSFIEKREPKYKGR from the coding sequence ATGATAGTTGAGAACAAAGATGGTTATGCAATAGTAAAGTTCGATAGACCTGAGAAATTGAATGCACTTAACCTAAAAACAAGGAATGATATGATATCGATACTAAGAAAATTAAACGCTGATCCTACTGTTAAGTCAGTAATTCTAACTGGAGAAGGTAGGGGATTTTGTGTAGGAGCTGATTTAAGTGAGATGGTTGAAGATATTTACTCTGATCTCAAGTATACCTTCCAGCCAATTATCAATGAAATAAGAAACCCAAATAAACTATATATTTCTGCTATTAACGGAGTGGTAGCAGGTGCATGTCTAGGAATAGTGCTCTCTACAGATTTCAGAATAAGTAAAAAAGATGTAAAGTTTGTGACAGCTTTTCAAAGAATTGGTCTTACCTCAGATACGGGAGTAGCTTACTTTTTAGCTAAACTATTGGGCGTGAAGTCGTATGACCTGTTAATTCTAGGAGGAGAATTCACGGCAGAAGATGCTGAAAAGTGGGGTTTAGTAAAAATATCTGAAGATCCTCTGTCAGAGGCTGTTAAGTTAGCTCAAAGAATTTCTGCAGGTCCATTCTTAACTTATGTGGCAGGAAAGAAGATGGTGAATAAGATATTATTTGAGGACATGGATGATTTTCTTGAGTACGAAGCATTGTTACAAAGTGAGTTAGGCAAGACTGAGGACTTTAAAGAAGGAGTTCAATCATTCATAGAAAAACGTGAGCCCAAGTATAAAGGCAGGTAA
- a CDS encoding enoyl-CoA hydratase: MMYETIKLETKDKKIGIIKLNRPDRLNAINFKMVDDLVNALDELEKSPVKVVIITGEGKAFSAGADVKEMVDTPLKEIVLKGHMPLWEKMRSFKKPVIAAVNGVAAGGGLELAMACDIIIASESAKFGQPEINLGIIPGAGGTQRLTRTVGKYNAMKIVLTGELISAKEAKDMGLVVKVVPDGSLIDEAIRLANEIASKPLFSLILAKEAVNRALETNLQQGLDIERRNFYVALASEEAKEGMKAFLEKRKPRWEE, encoded by the coding sequence TTGATGTACGAGACAATAAAACTCGAGACGAAGGATAAAAAGATTGGTATCATAAAATTAAATAGACCTGACAGGCTCAATGCAATAAACTTTAAAATGGTGGATGATCTGGTTAATGCCCTTGATGAACTAGAGAAGTCCCCAGTAAAAGTGGTGATAATTACAGGAGAAGGTAAAGCTTTTTCAGCTGGTGCAGATGTAAAAGAAATGGTTGACACTCCTTTAAAAGAAATTGTACTTAAAGGTCATATGCCTTTATGGGAGAAGATGAGGTCTTTTAAGAAACCTGTAATAGCTGCTGTTAATGGTGTGGCAGCAGGTGGAGGACTGGAACTTGCTATGGCTTGTGATATAATCATTGCATCTGAATCAGCTAAATTTGGTCAGCCTGAGATTAACCTGGGTATAATCCCTGGCGCAGGTGGTACACAGAGATTGACCAGAACAGTAGGAAAGTACAACGCGATGAAAATAGTGCTGACCGGAGAACTCATTTCTGCTAAGGAGGCTAAAGACATGGGATTAGTGGTTAAGGTTGTTCCTGATGGTTCGCTAATAGATGAGGCTATTAGATTAGCTAATGAAATAGCCTCAAAGCCCTTATTCTCCTTAATTTTAGCAAAGGAAGCTGTAAATAGGGCTCTAGAGACTAATCTTCAACAAGGTTTAGATATAGAGAGGAGAAACTTCTATGTAGCTTTAGCTAGCGAAGAAGCTAAAGAGGGTATGAAGGCATTTCTGGAGAAGAGAAAACCCAGGTGGGAAGAATGA
- a CDS encoding phenylacetate--CoA ligase → MSGYDETNPRLLSKNDIMKIQQKRLRRLINYVYENSPYYRKLFQQRRISPEDIKTVEDLRKLPFTTKEELRDKAYPYGGEFLAVPFEKVARFHMTSGTTGIPTVNAYTTYDIEVWSNLVARCLKTANVNKNDIMMNIYGYGLFTGGIGLQQGAEKIGVKVIPWSAGRTEGMVKAIKDFKATVITGTPSYELVVAETIKKLGIDPTTLNLRLAIPGAEAMTSEMLKRIESELALKEGAREIYGFTEAMGPGVSQECPYDDHKGMHIWTDHFIAEIVDPETGEVLDEGEEGELVITTLSKEAMPLIRYRTRDITKITESDDDIPYPKISIIKGRIDDVIFYKGVKIYPSAINLVLMKYSEIAEYQVVFDRRCNEHKMILRLEVENPSNELKHKIVEEIRTVAFVTPEIEFIKVGSLPRFEGKSKRVIIME, encoded by the coding sequence ATGAGTGGATATGATGAAACTAATCCTAGACTACTCTCTAAGAACGACATAATGAAGATCCAACAAAAGAGATTGAGAAGGCTTATAAACTACGTATATGAAAATTCCCCGTATTATAGGAAGCTTTTTCAGCAGAGAAGAATTTCTCCTGAAGATATAAAAACAGTGGAAGATTTAAGAAAACTCCCTTTTACTACAAAAGAGGAGCTTAGAGATAAGGCATACCCATATGGCGGAGAATTTCTAGCTGTACCGTTTGAAAAGGTTGCAAGGTTTCATATGACCTCTGGAACTACAGGTATACCGACTGTAAACGCTTATACAACTTATGATATTGAGGTTTGGTCTAACCTGGTAGCGAGGTGTCTCAAAACTGCTAACGTAAACAAGAATGATATAATGATGAATATTTACGGTTACGGTTTATTTACAGGAGGGATTGGTCTTCAGCAGGGGGCTGAGAAAATAGGAGTAAAGGTGATTCCGTGGAGTGCAGGGAGAACTGAAGGAATGGTCAAGGCTATAAAGGATTTTAAAGCTACTGTGATAACCGGAACACCATCATATGAACTGGTAGTAGCTGAGACGATCAAAAAACTGGGCATTGACCCAACTACGTTGAATTTGAGACTTGCCATTCCGGGGGCAGAGGCAATGACCTCGGAGATGCTAAAGAGGATAGAAAGTGAATTAGCCTTAAAGGAGGGTGCGAGAGAAATATATGGTTTTACAGAGGCTATGGGACCAGGTGTCTCTCAGGAGTGTCCTTATGACGATCATAAAGGGATGCACATATGGACAGATCATTTTATCGCTGAGATAGTCGATCCAGAAACTGGAGAAGTTTTAGATGAGGGAGAAGAAGGAGAGTTAGTTATAACAACTCTTTCTAAAGAAGCTATGCCCCTGATTAGGTATAGAACAAGGGACATTACTAAGATTACTGAAAGCGATGACGATATCCCTTACCCTAAAATAAGTATAATAAAGGGTAGGATTGACGATGTCATATTTTACAAAGGGGTGAAGATATACCCTTCTGCTATAAACCTAGTTTTAATGAAGTATTCAGAGATTGCCGAATATCAAGTGGTTTTTGACAGGAGATGTAATGAACATAAAATGATACTGAGATTAGAGGTCGAGAATCCTTCTAACGAGTTGAAGCATAAAATAGTGGAGGAAATAAGGACAGTTGCTTTCGTGACACCGGAAATAGAGTTCATAAAGGTAGGGTCTCTGCCCAGATTTGAGGGTAAGAGTAAGAGGGTAATTATTATGGAATAG
- a CDS encoding N-acetyltransferase GCN5 → MSEQVTLRIARKEDWQQIYQLYSSLTDEDLYLRYFHLYKPTEDDAKKIADCLDHRTIVVEYKGKIIAEGSIYKDGEFALVVHPEYRQLGLGTKLVLALISEAKKMGISKVRFYTLAENTPMIKIGRKLGFNVKLNSDEVYAEKDIEKENVVLTLA, encoded by the coding sequence ATGAGTGAACAAGTAACATTACGAATAGCCAGAAAAGAGGATTGGCAACAAATATATCAGCTTTACTCCTCTCTGACTGATGAAGACCTCTACTTACGCTACTTCCACCTATACAAACCTACTGAAGATGATGCAAAGAAGATTGCAGACTGTTTGGATCATAGGACTATAGTAGTCGAGTATAAGGGTAAAATAATTGCTGAGGGCTCGATCTATAAAGATGGAGAATTCGCTCTAGTGGTTCATCCAGAGTACAGACAATTAGGCCTTGGTACAAAATTAGTATTAGCATTGATAAGCGAAGCAAAGAAAATGGGAATATCAAAGGTGAGATTTTACACACTCGCTGAAAATACTCCAATGATTAAGATAGGAAGAAAACTGGGATTTAATGTAAAACTTAATAGCGATGAAGTTTACGCTGAAAAAGACATCGAGAAAGAGAATGTAGTATTAACCCTTGCATAA
- a CDS encoding 2-hydroxyhepta-2,4-diene-1,7-dioate isomerase — MKLAFFEYQGKVRLGEVIGNNIIEMESVNKEPKGGSYDIRSVKILPVQTTSIFCVLVNSYKMLGASSKQEGKEMLGTPKFFIKLPSIAVGNGDVVYAPKSGIRPEVEIGIIVKEKLRNINSEKIDDYILGYTVFNDVTAPGEASKDWYYARRRDPNDGVVKRMIIRGAHFRNKNRDTFAVLGSIITTPDEVKLDRLRMTSVYNNKVIQDSTTEEFIFSPEEIIKELSTILTIPQLSVITTGTVGYSGAEDTSEYKLEAKNTTMEVHVERIGSLVNPVKVI; from the coding sequence ATGAAATTAGCTTTCTTTGAGTATCAAGGAAAGGTAAGATTGGGAGAAGTCATAGGAAATAATATTATCGAAATGGAGAGTGTTAATAAGGAGCCTAAAGGTGGAAGTTATGATATCCGATCTGTAAAGATTCTTCCTGTCCAAACTACTTCAATTTTTTGTGTTTTGGTCAATTCCTATAAAATGCTGGGTGCCTCAAGTAAACAGGAAGGAAAAGAGATGCTGGGTACTCCTAAATTTTTCATTAAGCTCCCTTCTATCGCAGTTGGAAACGGAGATGTAGTTTATGCCCCTAAGAGTGGTATTAGACCTGAGGTGGAAATAGGTATAATTGTTAAGGAAAAATTAAGGAACATAAATTCTGAAAAAATAGATGATTACATCCTGGGTTACACTGTATTTAATGACGTTACGGCTCCGGGTGAGGCTAGTAAGGATTGGTATTATGCGAGGAGGAGGGATCCTAATGATGGAGTAGTGAAACGAATGATTATCAGGGGTGCCCACTTTAGGAATAAGAATAGGGATACATTTGCAGTTTTAGGTTCTATTATAACTACTCCTGATGAGGTTAAGTTGGATAGACTTAGGATGACGAGTGTTTATAATAATAAGGTAATTCAAGACAGTACAACTGAAGAGTTCATATTTTCTCCCGAGGAGATTATAAAGGAGCTCTCCACCATACTCACAATACCGCAATTAAGTGTTATAACAACTGGAACTGTAGGGTATTCTGGTGCTGAAGATACGTCTGAATACAAACTTGAGGCTAAAAATACTACTATGGAAGTGCACGTAGAGAGAATAGGTTCCCTAGTTAATCCTGTTAAAGTTATATAA
- a CDS encoding 3,4-dihydroxyphenylacetate 2,3-dioxygenase — MSEVLRLSHVCVRVVDMEKSLFFYRDLLGFHETEKNGDYIYLRGYEEGQHHSLVLKRAESPGLSYIAYRVRNVDKIKEKLEATGLKTRKFEEKGVDNAIIFSDIGGIPTVFYENMEYVDDIRMKFHIHKGVSPIRLAHVNLMVDSNVFEDEIKFYQSLGFYETEIFLDKEGKKMISWLSKSGDSHDLAISKSSKKTPGFHHFTYYVHDLRDVIRAADIMASAELWDYIERGPGRHGVTQGVYIYLRDPNGGRLEFFTGDYVVLDPDKWKPVVWTYEQFRYRSDYWSRPIPESWLNEWIPVEDPFTGNLRGWNT; from the coding sequence ATGAGCGAAGTACTCCGACTATCGCATGTTTGTGTCAGAGTAGTAGATATGGAGAAGTCTCTTTTCTTTTACAGGGATCTACTAGGTTTCCATGAAACCGAAAAGAACGGTGATTACATATATCTGAGGGGATACGAGGAAGGACAGCATCATAGTTTGGTACTCAAGAGGGCAGAATCACCTGGGTTATCCTATATAGCCTATAGGGTAAGAAACGTGGATAAGATTAAGGAAAAGCTTGAGGCTACTGGGCTTAAGACGAGAAAATTTGAGGAAAAAGGAGTGGATAACGCAATAATCTTTTCTGACATTGGTGGAATACCTACAGTATTCTATGAAAATATGGAGTACGTTGATGACATTAGAATGAAGTTTCACATACATAAGGGAGTTTCACCCATAAGATTAGCTCACGTAAATCTCATGGTGGATTCTAATGTTTTTGAGGACGAAATAAAATTCTACCAGAGTTTGGGATTTTATGAAACTGAGATTTTTCTAGATAAGGAAGGAAAGAAGATGATCTCGTGGCTGAGTAAGTCTGGTGACTCTCATGATCTAGCTATATCAAAATCGTCCAAAAAGACACCCGGATTTCATCATTTTACATATTACGTACACGATTTAAGGGACGTTATAAGAGCTGCAGATATAATGGCTTCAGCAGAGCTATGGGACTACATAGAGAGAGGTCCTGGAAGGCATGGTGTTACCCAAGGAGTATACATTTACCTGAGAGACCCGAATGGCGGAAGACTAGAGTTCTTCACGGGTGATTATGTAGTTTTAGACCCAGATAAGTGGAAACCAGTAGTTTGGACTTATGAACAATTTAGATATAGGAGTGACTACTGGTCGAGACCTATACCCGAGTCTTGGTTAAATGAATGGATTCCCGTAGAGGATCCCTTTACGGGTAATTTAAGGGGGTGGAATACATGA
- a CDS encoding P-aminobenzoate N-oxygenase AurF, giving the protein MNFEESPAYPEYNVYPPIWDFDNERAWQLYRRAKKEQWDEDNIDWKRVKEWMSGLDRKQRLAIAYWYGLLSNFDHATPVFAYAVVKSFEHHLDTAVRGILTTITWDENRHNLVCGLAIKNAMEGFPLNFKPQDDLEKKAMLNVQWVWWNGSRYWKAYLDAYKKYALDVLFTSFMMGEAAATTVFTSMGKNAKNEEFSKIFKNTAVDETRHYAFTHLIMTQNAPNMNEDRKKLVTKQIRAGFVFLSLITYKPPKEFWKLPPWFLEVHQRMEDLARDAGFYIPTEKEKEEAWKEAVLRVGASLKRYGIKLPDMPELGISGEEVKDISEDDFIPVF; this is encoded by the coding sequence ATAAATTTTGAAGAGTCACCCGCTTACCCTGAATATAATGTATATCCCCCAATATGGGATTTCGATAACGAGAGAGCATGGCAACTGTATAGGAGGGCTAAAAAAGAGCAGTGGGACGAAGATAATATTGATTGGAAGAGAGTAAAGGAGTGGATGTCTGGATTAGACAGGAAACAGAGACTGGCTATAGCCTATTGGTATGGTCTTTTATCAAACTTCGATCACGCGACCCCTGTATTCGCTTATGCAGTAGTAAAATCATTTGAGCACCATTTGGATACTGCAGTCAGAGGAATACTTACAACCATAACCTGGGACGAAAATAGGCACAACTTAGTTTGTGGACTAGCAATAAAGAATGCAATGGAAGGTTTCCCATTGAATTTCAAACCTCAAGATGATCTTGAGAAGAAGGCAATGTTAAATGTCCAATGGGTTTGGTGGAATGGATCAAGATATTGGAAAGCTTACTTAGACGCTTACAAGAAGTACGCTCTTGATGTATTATTCACGTCATTTATGATGGGAGAGGCAGCAGCCACAACAGTATTCACTAGCATGGGAAAGAATGCTAAGAATGAGGAGTTTTCAAAGATTTTTAAGAATACAGCTGTTGATGAAACACGTCACTATGCCTTTACCCATTTGATTATGACCCAGAATGCCCCTAATATGAATGAAGATAGGAAAAAACTGGTCACAAAGCAAATTAGGGCTGGCTTTGTGTTCCTATCACTAATTACTTACAAACCCCCTAAGGAATTTTGGAAATTACCTCCTTGGTTCCTGGAGGTCCATCAGAGAATGGAAGATCTAGCTAGAGATGCAGGCTTCTATATTCCCACAGAGAAAGAAAAGGAGGAGGCATGGAAGGAGGCTGTGCTTAGAGTAGGCGCTTCCTTGAAGAGATATGGGATAAAATTACCTGATATGCCTGAACTTGGTATAAGTGGAGAGGAAGTAAAGGATATAAGTGAGGACGACTTCATTCCAGTGTTCTAA
- a CDS encoding 4-hydroxyphenylacetate 3-hydroxylase, with protein MIRRGEEYIKSLKEGNHGEVYYNGEKVEDIVNHHAFKIPIKTVAKYYDLHWEDDALRIYNRDVGEDTSISFFRPRSKEDLKKMRVGLNRIYDNYYGFFGRSPDYLNIWSMVFYAHAEDYFGKVFGSKIMENVINIYKEATKKDLFYTHAIVAPMYDRSRPPSQWEDPYIQIGVVKETNEGVIVRGAAMICTAGPYAEMLWYLPNIRRDSDPRYAIFFSIPANSKGVKFITRRGFYPRENLGEFEYPISSRFEESDAILVLDNVLVPWDRIIFYKKPEEIEGFMWHTVQLRTWFNWHFAIQHYSRLKFYAGLAMTIAESVGINNFINVQEKLGEILIYLTLNEAALIAAEENGEYLPNIYRPNPYISITASHFNMRALPRVDEILRLISAGSSIPIPAGIRDFENPEERAMLEKYLASKGLPALERVKLFNLLWDVIGSESGMRYEQYDRFSRGDPTIRWAQMYTEVFKDRKREYVKLVRDIMDQMPNPKA; from the coding sequence ATGATTAGAAGGGGAGAAGAATATATTAAAAGTCTGAAGGAAGGAAATCACGGAGAAGTTTACTATAATGGTGAAAAAGTTGAAGACATAGTAAACCATCACGCATTTAAAATACCTATTAAGACAGTAGCCAAATACTATGATCTACATTGGGAAGATGACGCCTTAAGAATCTACAACAGAGATGTCGGTGAAGACACAAGTATATCTTTCTTCCGACCCAGGTCAAAAGAAGACCTGAAGAAAATGAGGGTAGGTTTAAACAGGATTTATGACAACTACTATGGCTTTTTCGGAAGGAGCCCAGACTATCTCAATATATGGAGTATGGTATTTTATGCACATGCAGAGGATTACTTTGGGAAAGTATTTGGAAGTAAAATAATGGAGAATGTGATAAATATATATAAAGAAGCCACTAAGAAAGACCTATTCTATACTCACGCTATTGTAGCCCCAATGTATGACAGATCAAGACCACCATCTCAGTGGGAGGATCCATATATTCAGATCGGTGTTGTCAAAGAGACTAATGAGGGAGTGATAGTTAGAGGTGCAGCGATGATATGTACTGCAGGACCTTATGCTGAAATGCTATGGTATTTGCCTAACATAAGGAGAGATAGTGATCCTAGGTATGCTATATTTTTCTCCATACCTGCAAATTCAAAGGGTGTAAAATTCATAACAAGGAGAGGCTTCTATCCCAGGGAGAATCTAGGAGAATTTGAGTACCCAATATCTTCACGATTTGAGGAATCTGATGCAATACTGGTTTTAGATAATGTTCTAGTTCCATGGGATAGGATAATATTTTACAAGAAGCCAGAAGAAATTGAAGGGTTTATGTGGCACACTGTTCAACTAAGGACATGGTTTAATTGGCATTTCGCGATTCAACACTACTCTAGACTGAAGTTCTACGCTGGATTAGCCATGACTATTGCAGAGTCAGTTGGTATTAATAACTTCATTAATGTTCAAGAAAAGTTGGGAGAAATACTGATTTATCTCACTTTGAATGAGGCAGCACTGATAGCAGCTGAGGAAAACGGAGAATACTTACCAAACATATATAGACCCAATCCTTATATCTCCATCACAGCTAGTCATTTCAACATGAGGGCTTTACCTAGAGTTGACGAAATCCTTAGGCTTATTTCAGCTGGTTCATCTATACCCATACCCGCAGGTATAAGGGATTTTGAGAACCCTGAGGAAAGGGCAATGCTGGAGAAATACCTTGCGTCTAAGGGTCTACCAGCTCTTGAAAGGGTAAAGCTATTCAATTTATTGTGGGATGTTATCGGCTCTGAGAGTGGTATGAGATATGAACAATATGATAGGTTTAGTAGAGGAGATCCTACAATAAGATGGGCTCAGATGTACACTGAGGTGTTTAAGGATAGGAAGAGGGAATATGTGAAATTGGTAAGGGATATCATGGATCAGATGCCTAATCCTAAGGCGTAA